The proteins below are encoded in one region of Spirochaetota bacterium:
- a CDS encoding inositol monophosphatase family protein yields the protein MDYREITEYAIHVCKQAGAIILEGYYSNDVTIDYKSRTNLVTNIDYESEKLIVESIKNTFPDHGIVAEEGSLKKSNSNYVWYVDPLDATNNFAHKIPLFCVTVALYSREITSTVVGVVYEPLRDECFYAWKGGGAYCNTKRIYVSQIQDIGISVIATGFPYKKDDPDVNNLKQFNNVLPNVQGIRRMGSAAIDLSYVACGRFDGYWEPMLYPWDMAAGALIVVEAGGMVSKYNGEPFDPEYPEICATNGLIHRQLLDCINA from the coding sequence ATGGATTATAGAGAAATCACTGAATATGCAATCCATGTTTGTAAACAGGCAGGAGCAATAATACTGGAAGGGTATTACAGCAACGATGTAACGATTGATTACAAAAGCAGGACAAATTTAGTAACCAACATAGATTATGAATCTGAAAAATTAATTGTTGAAAGCATTAAAAATACATTTCCTGACCATGGAATAGTTGCAGAAGAGGGAAGTTTAAAGAAATCCAATAGCAACTATGTGTGGTATGTTGATCCGTTAGATGCTACCAATAACTTTGCTCACAAAATTCCGCTCTTTTGTGTTACTGTTGCATTATATTCCAGAGAGATAACATCAACAGTTGTTGGTGTGGTTTATGAGCCTTTACGCGATGAATGTTTTTATGCGTGGAAAGGAGGCGGTGCCTATTGCAACACAAAACGAATATATGTTTCACAAATTCAGGATATTGGCATTTCAGTTATTGCTACTGGTTTTCCCTATAAAAAAGATGACCCGGATGTAAACAACCTGAAACAATTTAATAATGTTTTGCCAAACGTTCAGGGAATTCGGAGGATGGGATCTGCAGCCATTGACCTTTCATATGTAGCATGTGGAAGATTTGATGGTTATTGGGAGCCCATGCTGTATCCATGGGATATGGCAGCAGGTGCACTTATTGTAGTGGAAGCAGGGGGGATGGTGTCGAAATATAATGGTGAACCATTTGACCCTGAGTACCCTGAAATATGTGCCACCAATGGACTCATTCATCGTCAGTTACTTGATTGTATTAATGCATAG
- a CDS encoding cytidylate kinase-like family protein codes for MSNPIKESTLERWIQNQMKVWESEKKVIEKEDIPRPFITISRQYGCFANDIAEAIAKSLNDLQRSDKWITYDKNLINKIEEQYNISEKIVETIDTKKREEMSELWRTMLSDLPPQAAVFQKLASTIRSLAIHGNAILVGRGSVIITKGLRFGLHLRFVAPLQYRIQKVMEIQKIRDRLAAEKLIEEKDKQRHEFMTQYIKFDAYDPASYDLTFNIAQFTPEQIAAIVIAALKARKLI; via the coding sequence ATGAGTAACCCAATTAAAGAATCTACACTGGAACGCTGGATCCAGAACCAGATGAAGGTCTGGGAGTCTGAAAAAAAGGTTATTGAAAAAGAAGACATTCCCCGCCCCTTTATCACTATTTCCAGGCAATATGGGTGTTTTGCAAATGATATTGCCGAAGCAATTGCCAAAAGCCTCAATGATTTACAGCGTAGTGACAAATGGATTACCTATGACAAAAATTTGATTAACAAAATTGAAGAGCAGTATAACATTTCAGAAAAGATTGTGGAAACTATCGACACGAAAAAGCGTGAGGAAATGAGCGAATTATGGCGGACCATGCTTTCTGACCTGCCACCACAGGCAGCTGTTTTCCAGAAACTTGCCAGCACCATACGTTCACTTGCAATCCATGGCAACGCTATTCTGGTGGGAAGGGGGTCAGTAATTATTACAAAAGGATTACGATTTGGACTGCATCTACGTTTTGTTGCTCCGTTGCAATATCGTATCCAGAAAGTTATGGAAATCCAGAAGATTAGAGACAGGCTTGCAGCTGAAAAGCTTATTGAAGAAAAAGATAAACAACGTCATGAATTCATGACTCAGTATATCAAATTTGATGCTTACGACCCGGCATCATATGACCTTACTTTCAATATTGCCCAGTTCACACCTGAGCAGATAGCTGCTATTGTTATTGCTGCATTAAAGGCACGAAAGCTTATTTAA
- a CDS encoding sugar phosphate nucleotidyltransferase, with translation MKAIIMAGGEGTRLRPLTCNRPKPMIPVLNRPVVEYSVYLLKQYGIDDITMSLFYLPENVVNYFGDGTFWEVSIDYSIEELPLGTAGGVKLALKDYDDTFMVLSGDGIYDFNLQDIIDFHKRNKSPVTIALTHVPDPIEYGIVIARDDGTIERFLEKPSWGEVFSDTVNTGLYIIEPEIMERFVPANEKFDFSYDLFPLLQKNTIPIYGYISDGYWCDIGNLEAYRKVHQDILNGLVKITFPGKKIGEDIWAGKDVEIHPEAKVLGPVVLGNYVKIKKGAEVSEYSVIGDNTVIHENASVRRSVVLHNTIIGTKTEIRGAIIGKRNVIEDTVSIYEGAVISDDCQIGSNAKVASGIRIWPEKIIDHGTQLNSDLIWGKTEKKILFSAEGVYGSFNIKITPEFAAKLGSAIGAFLGKNKKVIVSRDTTRASRLIKRALTAGLLSMGVEVYDLEIASIPINKYSVVYENADLGIYVQISPHTDLQFNLIKIFNKQGFELNNVERRKIENIFFRGDYPRSSAFEVGRLYYPTHNVESYIMFVSNFVNKAIIAQKQCNVIVDCFYGTTTHIFPSLLAAFSCTATVLRGQIREFNSTEEIRNESRDSINGIKNLAKLNNEIGVIVGPHGEQITVVDEEGNILQWDDISTLLGLLFVKYRTIKELCIPVISSSRLEKIAKENNVILKRVPKTQVFEDVFGMFSKNSETVYPHSIYEYDPMIAFLLLLELVAWEEKKLSEIRRALPDTNMNHIVLPCPVDAKAVVMREIASTANGHVELIDGVRVVHDDGWIIILPDTLQPSVHVYCEGITDEARDKLIDDYSIKIKKITAKYV, from the coding sequence ATGAAAGCTATAATAATGGCAGGTGGCGAAGGAACAAGGCTTAGGCCTTTGACATGTAACAGGCCAAAACCAATGATACCGGTACTTAACCGGCCTGTAGTTGAATACTCAGTGTATTTGTTGAAACAGTATGGTATAGATGATATAACAATGAGTTTATTTTATCTTCCTGAAAATGTGGTTAATTATTTTGGAGATGGTACATTCTGGGAGGTTTCCATAGATTATAGTATTGAGGAATTACCTCTGGGGACTGCAGGGGGAGTAAAACTAGCTCTGAAAGATTATGATGACACATTTATGGTATTAAGTGGTGATGGGATCTATGATTTTAATTTGCAGGATATCATTGATTTTCATAAAAGGAACAAATCCCCGGTTACTATCGCCCTGACACATGTTCCTGACCCTATAGAGTATGGTATTGTTATTGCACGTGATGACGGCACTATAGAGAGGTTTCTGGAAAAGCCCTCATGGGGCGAGGTTTTCAGTGATACCGTTAATACCGGGCTCTATATCATTGAACCTGAGATTATGGAACGGTTTGTCCCCGCAAATGAAAAATTTGATTTTTCCTATGACCTTTTCCCTCTGTTACAGAAAAATACTATTCCTATTTATGGATATATTTCTGATGGTTACTGGTGTGATATAGGCAATCTGGAAGCGTACCGGAAAGTACATCAGGATATACTTAATGGTTTGGTAAAAATTACCTTCCCCGGGAAAAAAATTGGTGAAGATATATGGGCAGGCAAGGATGTGGAAATACATCCTGAAGCTAAAGTGTTGGGGCCTGTTGTATTGGGCAATTATGTAAAAATCAAAAAAGGCGCTGAGGTTTCTGAATATAGTGTCATTGGCGATAACACGGTAATCCATGAAAATGCTTCCGTGCGTAGAAGTGTGGTGCTGCATAATACCATTATTGGGACAAAGACAGAAATACGCGGTGCCATCATTGGCAAACGCAATGTTATTGAAGATACTGTCTCAATATATGAGGGTGCGGTAATCAGTGATGATTGTCAGATAGGCAGTAATGCTAAGGTTGCTTCGGGGATACGAATATGGCCGGAAAAAATAATTGACCATGGTACCCAGCTTAATTCTGACCTTATATGGGGTAAAACCGAAAAAAAGATTTTGTTTTCTGCTGAAGGTGTCTATGGATCATTTAATATAAAGATTACACCTGAATTTGCTGCAAAATTGGGTTCAGCTATTGGTGCTTTTTTGGGTAAGAATAAAAAAGTCATTGTTAGCCGGGATACCACACGAGCATCACGACTTATAAAACGTGCATTAACAGCCGGGCTTTTGTCAATGGGAGTGGAAGTATACGACCTGGAGATAGCAAGCATACCAATAAATAAATATTCTGTGGTTTATGAAAATGCAGACCTTGGAATTTATGTGCAGATTTCCCCACATACTGATTTACAGTTTAACTTGATAAAAATTTTTAATAAACAAGGGTTTGAACTAAATAATGTAGAAAGAAGGAAAATTGAAAATATATTTTTTAGAGGTGATTATCCACGGAGCAGTGCGTTTGAGGTTGGGAGGTTATATTATCCAACGCATAATGTTGAATCATATATTATGTTTGTTTCAAATTTTGTAAATAAAGCAATAATAGCCCAAAAACAATGTAATGTGATAGTTGACTGTTTTTATGGGACCACCACACATATTTTCCCTTCACTTTTAGCTGCATTTTCATGTACAGCCACTGTTCTAAGGGGGCAGATCCGTGAGTTCAACAGCACTGAAGAAATACGAAATGAAAGCAGGGATTCTATCAATGGGATCAAAAATCTTGCAAAATTGAATAATGAAATTGGTGTAATAGTTGGGCCACATGGGGAACAAATAACGGTAGTTGATGAAGAGGGAAACATTCTACAGTGGGATGACATATCAACGCTATTAGGATTATTATTTGTAAAATACAGGACAATAAAAGAACTCTGTATTCCTGTTATATCCTCATCCCGGCTGGAAAAAATTGCCAAAGAAAATAATGTGATACTCAAACGGGTACCTAAAACACAGGTATTTGAAGATGTGTTTGGAATGTTTTCTAAGAATTCTGAAACAGTGTATCCGCATAGCATTTATGAATATGATCCAATGATTGCCTTTTTGCTTTTGCTTGAACTTGTTGCATGGGAAGAAAAGAAATTATCCGAAATACGACGTGCATTGCCTGATACCAATATGAATCATATCGTGCTGCCATGCCCTGTTGATGCTAAGGCTGTGGTTATGAGGGAGATAGCTTCTACAGCAAATGGTCATGTGGAATTGATTGATGGTGTAAGAGTTGTCC